The Microcystis panniformis FACHB-1757 region TAATAGCAATAGTCCCGAAGTCGTAGAAAAAGAGGGAATTCTCCTCTCCACTTTCCCCGGCAAAGGAAAACGTTATCCCGTAGCCCATCTCAATCATCCCCTACAAGGACGTTTTGACGTTTTCACCCACCACATCGCTCGTCAAACCGATCCCAATCGCGACTTACACCAGGGCCTGATCGTTACTAATCCCACCTCCAGAAACCTGGTTATCCGCATCCTGCAAGGAGTCAGTTACGTCACCTCCGCCGATGCCCCTTTTGTCGATTTGCCCTCTCTGGTGGAAGATCCCAACGGCCGGGTTTTTTCCGGTCCCGGTTCCCGTTTAGCCGGCGATATCATGCGTCGTCGCCATGATAGCCAATTTCCCACCCAGATCGTCATTCCCCCGGGCCAAAGTCGGATGCTCTTCGATCTGGTTATCCCCAGAAGTAGCGCCCGCTCGACTCTCCTGCGTCTCTACAGCGATGGACCGGTCTATATGGCTAATTTAGCCCTCTACGAAGTTCCCCAAAAAGTCAAAATCGAAGATCGGGAAATAGAAAGCTTTCGTCCCCCTACCCTAGAGGAATGGCGTACCCTATTAGTTAGAGGTGATTTGGCCGCTCCTCGTGATTTTCCCCCCACTCCCCCCGATCAATGGTTCCCCGGCAGAAGAAATTTTTATGGTCGCGTGGCCGGAATTTCTGTCGGTTCGGAATGGGCAACCCGGATTGTCGATCCCAAAGGGGGAATTAATCTCACCATTCCTCAACCTGGTCAAGCTTTTGCCTATCCTTTAAGTACGGTGACAGCAGCTACTTTCGGAACCAGACAAATCCAAAGCGCCCCCATGTTAGTGCGTTATCCCGATACGGCTTTCAAAGCTCACGGTAACTACGGTGTTCACTACTATCTGACTTTACCTCTATATAACAACACTAGCAAAACCCAGGTGGTGGTTTTGAGTATTCAAACCCCAATTAAAGAAGATAATTATCTCGATCGCTTGCTATTTGTTGAACCCGTCCAGGGACCGGTATTTTTCCGGGGTGCAGTGCGCGTTACCTATCGTAACGAACTGGGACGCACTGAGGAACGTTTTTTCCATCTCGTTCAACGGGAAGGACAACAGGGAGAAGCTTTAGTGCAGGTGGAACTTCCCCCTGGCGCCCGACGCGACGTTAATCTCGATTTTCTCTATCCCCCCGATGCCACCCCTCCCCAAGTTTTGAGCGTTAAAACTTTGGAATAGATAGTTTTTCTCGAAAAGTTAACGGCTGATTGTCGGTAAAAATAAGTAAGATAAGTAGGTGGGTATTAAAAACTTTCAGATGCCCCCCTTATTAAGGGGGATCCCCCGCCTTCGGCTTCCCCCCTTATCAAGGGGGGCTAGGGGGATCGAACCTAAAATCCATTTTAAATTTAATTATAACCAGCTACTTACACTGATATTAATCTCTCTCTGGGAATTAGCCGATGAATATTAGCAAAACTTGCTTTATTTGCTGCTTATTATCTCAATTCTTGGGCGATGCAGCTGCGAGTTTAGCCGTGACTAAACTCGATTTTGATGCCGGTCAACCCCTCAGAAATCAAGTGGTTAGATCGGGGAAAATTAAGGTACAAGTTAGCTATCAACCTATCGACCTAAACGAGAAAGTTGATGATAATTCTGATATTAATAATGTGTCTTATCAAATCTTTTATAACGGGCAAATTTATCAGCAAAATAGCGGTTATAGTGCCTTTGGATCTGGCTATGTTGAATTAAGAGATTTAGATAATAATGGCATCGATGAGATTATCGTCTCCACCTATAGCGGCGGCGCTCATTGCTGCACATCTTTGGTAATTTATACTTGGCAAAAAGATAAATTTATTAGAGAAGAAACGGGTTTTTTAGATGGTAGTGGTGGTTCTTTTGAAGATTTAGATGGAGATAATAATTATGAATTTATCACCGTTGATAATGCTTTTTTGTATGCTTTTAGTTCCTACGCCGCCTCTTTTCCTCCCTCGAGAATTTATACTTTTCAACAGGGTAAATTAGCAGATGTCACCAGAAAATATCCCCAAGAATTAAGAAAAACTTTAGCAGCAATGTTGAAAGCTTTTCAGTTAGCTAAAAAAGAAAAAGCCGAAGTTAATGGCATTTTGGCCGGTTATGTGGCACAGAAAATTCTACTAGGAGAATACCAAGAAGCTTGGCAATTTCTTCTCGCTAATTACGATAAAAACTCCGATTGGGGTCTCGATATCCATGGCGAAAGTATAGCGATCGGAAAATATCCAGACTTTCCCACTGCCCTAAGAGCTTTTCTCCTGAAAAATGGCTACTTAACCCGAACTGGGGTTAAGTAGAAGCGATAAAATTCCCTGTTCAAGGAGGATTTTTTCGGCTGATGGCAGTAAGCAATCAAACCAGAGAGGAGATTAAGGCAAAAATTAACAGGGCTACGGTGGCGGGAATGTTCAACGGAACGAGCGAGCGGCTGTTAATAGCCTTGAACTCAATCAACCACCACCACAACCACCACAACCGCCACAACCGCCGCCACCGCCATCACTGCCGCCACCACCGCCATCACTGCCGCCACCGCCATCACTGCCGCCACTGCCGGCATCACTGCCGCCACTGCCGGCATCACTGCCGCTACCACTGCCGCTACCACTGCCGCTACTAGCAGCGGCTATGGGAGTCAGCATTTGATACAGGTCTGCTAAAGCCATATCCGCCATCAGAACTGTTGCTCCAAACAACGCCACCGCAAGTACCAGTTCAGAATCGCTGCTATTGGCTGTTTTTAAATGTTGTAAGCGATTTGTTAAATCATTAAAAATGATCTCTCCATAACGGCTGCGCTGACGCTGTGGTTTGACAAAAAACCTTGCTCCCAAAACTAGAAGCCCAAATATACAGATGAGAAGTAAACCAACTGGCTTATCGCGAGAAATTCCCACCGCCATTTTGCACAAGCCTATTCCTAGAAGAATAACCACAATCAATGATGGATAAATTTGCGCTTTCAATGCTTGGGCATCGCTCAGAAACAAACCAAGCTGTTCTAGGCGGGAACGAATGCTATCTTTCATTCCTTGAGACTTCTGGAAAACCTGTTTAATTGCCCCATCAGTGGCCAAAATATCTTGTGCAACCGCCTTTTCTACAGGATCGGCAATAGCATCGATCTTTCCTGTCACCACCAGTTTGCTTTGTGTTCTTCCAAATGGTGATTTTTCTTTTAATACCTCCACATAGCCTTGTTTTACCAAACTGGTGATTGCGGCCATAATCAGGCGATGATTGCCCCCCGCCAAGAAAGCTATCTCGTAAGTATTTAAATCAGGTTGCTGCTTTGTATTAGTGCTAACTAGGCACAGGGAAAAACGTAGCCAGGCTGCCAAAGCGATTCCCATCACTCCTAGGGAAATATAGAAGGTTAAAAATTCCGGACCTGTAAAATTCATTGGGTTAGGAATTTGGGAGATTATCTGACAGCCAGTTATCATCAGTGAAAGGAAGGCTAAAAAGGTAAAGATGCCTATTTTTCGCAGTTGTGGTTTGACGGAGACTGTGAAATTAGGTTTTGACAAAACCCAGCTTTGTTGAGTATTGATCCGGATAAAATGCAAATCTCGCCCGAATCGGTCTTTGGGTTTAGGCCAAATATCTATTGGGGGAATATGTCCAAAAAACTGTTCGTAACTTTCTAGCGTCTTGCTATACCAACTGCCAAATTTTAATTGCTCGGATGAACCCCCACGAGTCGGCTCGTGATGTAATGTGGTTTGCAAAATTTTGGGACAGAACTCTTGCCAGTACAATCGCGTATAGGTCAGATGTAAATGCCAAACTTGATCGATTTGGTCGGATGGCGTGACTGGATGTCCTGCTGCAACGGCTAGAAATATAAACTTTTTGTATTCCTCGATCACTCTCTGAGTATAGCCTAAGGACCAGCCGTTATCTCTTGCTAATCGTTGGCTGAAAGATAATTGACTATCTGGCCGATCCAAGGCAAATGCCTGAATTCTTTTATATAGTTCTATCTGTTGAAAGTTCATCGTCCCTAATGGGCTATCCATAAACCGGGCCTCCCGAAAAAAACTGTTTCTAGTCGTTTATTTAGGCCGAAGAGGCTTAACTATGCGTGCAGTTTAAATTTCTTTACAAAAAGCTGGATGCTAACTATCCCTCTTTCATCCCAAAGATAGAGCAAATATTCTCAACAATCAAAATCATTCATCTGGGCAATAAGGGACTTGCGTGGGAATAATATCCCAATCGATCGGAGGGCGCAAGCTTTGCGCCCCTACAGTAACGGATTTTGTCCACAATGTAGGGGCGCACTGCGTTCGCCCAAAAGGTACATTATCAAAGCGCAAGTCCCTAAGTCTCGGAAACCCAAAAGAAAGTTGAGGAAACTGACAGAACCGGTTAGGTGAAGATAAAATACCAGTGGTTGCTTTAATATCACCTAAATAGTCGGTTTTTTGTGTCTTTCCCCCGACTATTGGCTGCTACCACTGGTTTGCTGTTGTTTGTTGTTGTAATCCGAGGAAATATAGTTCTTGCGTTCCCAAGCGCCTGAACTGCATTTGTCTCTCTAGTAACAATTGTAACAGACAATACCCTTTTTGTGTAAAAAAAAGTAAACAATTTGGTAAAAAATTATTTTTTGCGGTAATCTTCAACCCTCTGAGGACAGCCCCAGATTACCGTTTCCTGTTTGTAAACCACCATACCGGGCTTGGCGCCCTTGGGTTTATAGACGTATTTGGGACGGGTATAGACGACGGGAACCTGTTCACTATGGCGAGCGCGGCTATAATAAGCGGCGTAATCGGCGGCAAATTGCAGATCGGCGGCTTCTGGAACTGTACCGGGGGTTAAACGGAGTAAAACGTGACTACCGGCGATTTCTTGACTATGAAACCAGATATCGTAATCGCTGGCGCTACGAAAAGTTAGCCGATCATTTTGACGGTTATTTCTGCCAATCCATAATTCGACTCCAGAGGGAGTAGTAAAGCGCATGGGTTCGGATTCTTTATTATTCGTCCGATTACGCTGGTAATTGCTTTCTAAATACTTCTGTTGTATTAATTCTTCTTGTATCTCGTCTAATGCCTCTAAATCTTCGCTGCCGCTATAATTTTCTAGTTGACTTAAACTCGATCGCACTTGTTCGAGATAATTAATTTCACTAACCACTTCCTCTAATAAAGGTTCCACCGCTAACCGCGCTCTTTTTAATTTCTGATGTTGTTTATAAAAATATTGGGCATTCTGTACGGGATTTCTTTCGGGATCAAGAGGAATAATTACAGGGGTTCCTGTCTCGAAATCTGCCAAAGTAATGCTAGTCATTCCCTGCGGTATTTGCTGCAGATTGGCCATTAATAAATCCCCTTGCTCTTTATAGCGATCAGCATGAGCAGATTCTGCTAGTCTTGTTTGAAATCCCGCCGCTTTAGTTTGCAGTTTAGTCAGTAAAGAGGTAATTTTTTGGTTTAATTTTTGCTGTAGTTGTCGAAAGCTTTCTTGATTAATTTGCTCGCTATAATAACGGTTTAATAATTCTTGGACATCTTTAGCCGCTGCCAGCATCTCCCCACCGATAACTGTATAACCTTCTCTCGTCCATCCCGGTTGAAAGGTTTTATTTTCAAGGATTTTTAACCATTCTTGCCAAGCTGAAAAGAGCTTTTCCCAATCAGTATTATCTAACTGATCCGTGTTTAATTTCGGGTTAATTTTGGCTTTTTGTAACAGCGATCGAGCGATGACGGGACTAACCCCACGATAGGTACTAACTAACTGTTTTTCGATAGTTTTAGGGATTAAACTAACCCTAGCTTGCCAACTGCTTAAGGATTCTTCTAAACTGGGGTCTGTTGCCAATAAAACGGGGGGTAGTTGATAGATTTGTCCCGTTTGTACGGTGCGAACACTAGACTGAGTGGCATTGACTTGATGGGCAACGGTGACGATTTGATTGTCAGCCGCAGTTAAAATCACATTGCTATATTTGCCCATAATTTCTATATACAAATGCCACAGCGCCGGATCATCGGGACGTTGGGCAAATTGCAGATCGATGACTCTTTCCCACGGGGCAACAAATGCTAATTTCGTCAGCGCAAAACCATTGAGTTGATGACGCAATTGATCGCTGAAAGTGAAGGTATCGGGGACTTTTGGCGGTGGATCACCAATATGCAGCCGCGCCCCTTGGGGATGCCAAGAAATAATTAACCATCCTTTGCGATCGAAGGTTCGTAAATGGAGGGCGATCGTTTGGCGATCAATTTGATACACTTGTTCTAGTCTGGCCGGCAGCCAAGCGGCGGCAATTTCGGCACAAGTGGCACTGAGGGTGGTAAAGTCTAGGGATTGCATTTTCAGTTATCAGTTATCAGTTATCAGTTATCAGTTATCAGATTTGAGTTTTAAGTGGACAGTGTTATCTAGCAGTTGCCGTTTTCTCTTCACTGATTACTGATTACTGTTCACTGAAAAGCCACCTAACCTCGATCACCTTTTTACTTTTTACTTTTATAAAAGGGTTTTTTAACGACGGTAGCGGGGTAGGTGCTGCCGCGAATTTCCACTTCGATCGCCTGTCCGATCGAGGCGAAAGGTGTGGGAAGATAGGCTAAAGCGATCGCTGTGTTTAAAGTTGGTGATAAAGTGCCACTGGTGACTTTACCCACCATTTCCCCAGCGAATATTACCGGATAATCGTGACGGGCGATATGTTTGCCGGACATCTGCAATCCCACCAAGAGCCGATTGACACCATTAAGTTTTTGGTCTTCCAGGACATCACGACCGATAAAATCGCCTTTTTCTGGCAGATGAACCAACCAATTTAAGCCAGCCTCTAGGGGACTCGTGCTATCGTCGATATCCTGTCCATAAAGGGCTAAAGCTGCCTCTAAACGCAGGGTATCCCGGGCCCCCAAACCGCAGGGAGTCACCCCTAAATTTAAGAATTCCGTCCAAAGTTGCTGCCCGATTTCAGGGGTGGCCATAATTTCAAACCCATCTTCTCCCGTGTAACCGGTCCTAGCGATAAAAACTTTTTCCCCGAAAAGCTGGCTTTCCCAGTGATTAAATAGGCCAAAATCGCTTAATTTTTCCCTGATCAAGGGCTGTAAAATTGTGGATGCTTTGGGTCCTTGCAGGGCAATTAAGACCCTTTCTCGCGATAAATCTTCTAATTTGACCCCCGATCCCTCTAAATTGCCTAAAATCCATTCTCGATCTTTATCGGTAGTTGAGGCATTAACAATTAACAGGCCCTGGCTTTCGCTTTGGTAGTAAAAGATAATATCATCGATTATGCCACCGTCCGGGTTAAGTAAAACGCTATACTGTGCCTTTCCTGCCCTTAAACGGGCTAAATTAGAAGGAACTAGGGTTTGGAGAGATTGAACCAGATTATCTCCAGTTAAGATAAATTTGCCCATGTGGGAAATGTCAAACATCCCGACACCGTTGCGGACAGCATTATGTTCGATTTTTAAGCCGCTAAACTGTATCGGCATCTCCCAACCCGCAAAAGGGGTAAATTTGCTGGTTTGTTGGGCAATTAAATTGTATAAGGGGGTACGAATAGCGGGGGAAGTTGCTTCTTGGTTGGCCACGGTGTTCTCGATCGAATGGTTTTCTGCCTAGAGTAGCATAGCAGTTATCAGTGACCAGTTATCAGTTATCAGTGACCAGTTATCAGTGACCAGTTATCAGTTATCAGTTATCAGTGACCAGTTATCAGTTATCAGTGACCAGTTATCAGTTATTAGTGACCAGTGACCAGTAAACAGTGATCGATCACTATCCACTATCCACTGATTACTGATTACTGATTACTGATTACTGAAAAAGTTCCCCACTCTCTTAACCTTTCTCGCACTCTGTCAATGGGAATTGCGAAACCGCAGCCCAATCTAACGGCATTTTCTAGGGGTTTAGGAGTGGAGGTATTATCACAAAATAAACTCGCTTGGGAAATCACTCCCACCACTTGATTTTTATCGTTTAAAACTGGACTTCCCGACTGTCCAGAAACGACAAACATGGATAAACTTAAGGATTTTTCGTTATTATCATTAACAGTGCCTTTGCTGACAGTCCAATCTTTTTGATTAAAAGGATTACCGATCGAGATTACTGGTTGATTAGCGGCAATTGGTAGGGGTGCTAAAGCTAAAGGTTTTAAATCTGGGGGGGGATTTTTTACCTCTAATACTGCTAAATCGAGCCAGTCGTTAGGGGGGGTAGTGTGGAGAATTTTAGCTTTTGAACGCTTGCGAATTTGTCCCTGGGGTGGTTGGCTATAATACTCCACAAAAATGCGGGACTTTGCATCGATTTCTTGACGGGAATTCGTGACCACATGGCGGTTAGTCACGATCCAAGCTGTGTCTTGATCTCGTTTTAATAACCAACCAGTGCCGATGCCATTTTTATTTTTACCGCGAATGACAATTTTAACAATTGAGCGTTTTAAATTCACCAGAGGATCACTCTTAACACTGGGAATTATCTCTGGCATTTTTAATAATTCGGGATGGTCGTGAATCAATCGCCCCCGTTGGATTTCCTCTAAAATAAATCTAACTTCTGATAAATTGGGATCAATTTCTACGGCCTGCCGACACCAATTTAGACCCTCATCGATCTGACCGTTGTTGATATAGATATAACAGAGATTTTCGTAAATATTAGCATTCTTGGGACTAATTTGGCGCGCCTGTTGAAAAACTGCCATGGCTTCCCCTAGTTTTCCCTGTTCCGCTAAAGCTTTACCTAAATAATTATAAATATCCCCATCTTTAGGAGCGTAAATTAAAGCCTGTCGATATATTTGCTCTGCTTCCTCCCATTTTACCTGTTTTGCTAGGGTTTCTCCTAATTTTTTGTAGGTTTCACCCTGATCAGGTATCAATTCTAGAGCTTGCTGATAGGCATAACTGGCCTCTGGCCAGAGTTGCTGTTCACTGTAGGCCTTTCCCAGATAAAAATAGGCTTTTCCCTGAGTAGGATCGAGAAAAACCGCTGCTTGCAGAGCTTTCGCCGCCTCATCCCAACGTTGTGAACTATAGAGGGCTTTTCCTAGCTGAAATTGCCCTTTAAAAGTTGGTTTAATGATAATTGCTTTTTGGTAAGCATCGATCGCCTCTGACCATTTTTCCTCCTGCGCGAAGATATCCCCCAAAGCCACTAAATAATTACTTTGGGAGGGTTCCATCGGTGGTTTATTATTAACGATAAAGCCACGATTATATGCTTTTAAGGCTTCAGAATAGCGTTTTTGACTTTGCAAGACCTGAGCGATTTTTATATGGGCTTGGACTGAATTTTCGTGAAAAGATAAAACTGTTCGGTAAGCAGACAGAGCCGATTCCTTCTCCCCCGCGGCCAAAAGTCGATCACCTTGCCAGAGATAGGCCAAGGCAATAAGATAAAAAATAGCAAAGGGAGCGGCGACGGTGAAGGCAATAATTAAAAATATTTGCAGGGGTTTGCTAGAATAGCGGCGACCAATTTTAATATCTTTTCTTTTCATTTCTTGGTTAGGATAGACAACAGGCTAGAGATGGTTCGATAATCGACCTAGACCAATTTAGATGCGCGGGCCGCTTACACATATTTTTACCTTTTTCCTGTTGCCCTTTCCGCAGTTCTGCTCCTCCTTCTTTCTAGGGTGTGGATGTAATTTTGTCCAACTACTTACTGATTACTGCTGCAAGCGCTGGGTAGGATTAACATAGCGTCACCGAAAGAATAGAAACGGAAACGTTCTTGGATAGCTGCTTGATACAATGCCAGTAGTCTTTCCCGTCCGACTAAGGCACTGACTAACATCATCAAACTGGACTTGGGTAGGTGAAAATTAGTGATCATGCCGTCGATAACCCGCCATTGATAACCCGGATAGACAAATAAATTGGTTTTTCCCTGAAAAGCGGTTAATTTATCGCTCTTAGTTTCTTTAATTGCCCCTTCCAAGGCGCGAGCTACCGTGGTTCCTACGGCGATAACCCGGCCACCTCTAGCCTTTGTTTGGGCAATTTTTTCGGCAGTTTCGGCGGAAATTTCTAAAAATTCCCGGTGCATTAGGTGTTCTGTAATATTTTCCACTTCCACGGGACGAAAGGTTCCCACTCCCACATGAAGGGTGATATAGGCGGTATCTATACCCTTCTGGGCGAGCTTATGGAATAATTCGGGAGTAAAATGTAATCCGGCCGTGGGAGCGGCCACAGAACCCTGTTTATCAGCGTAAACTGTTTGATAACGGTCTTCTTCCGCCTCTGATTCGGTGACGTAGGGGGGGAAAGGAATATGACCGTACTCCTCCAACATATCCCAAAAACTGCGTCCGGGATGACGTTGAAATTCCAGCAGACGACCACTGGTGTTCAGATCTCGATCGATTACTTTCGCTAACCATAATTTTGCTTGGTCTTCCGTTCGCCCTGTTTTCGGATAAAAAAGGACTTCTGAACCGACTTTAAAGCGTTTTCCCGGTTTCACTAGGGATAACCAACGATGGTCATCCTGTTCTTCCAATAGTAATATTTCTATGGGTGCGCCGGTGGTTTTACGTCCAAATAAACGGGCCGGAATCACGCGAGTATCGTTGAGAACCAACAAATCCCCCGGCTCTAACCAAGTGGGTAAATCCCGAAAAATAGCTAAATTATAACTATTAGGAGAATCTACCACCAAAAGACGGGAACTGTCTCGGGGTTCTGCGGGATTTTGGGCAATTAACTCCGGAGGAAGGTGATAATCGTAGCTGGAGAGTGATTGGTCAGGGATCATCGTCGTTATCATCATAAAGATCTTCGCAAAAGTTGGGTAATTCTACCCAGGCGAACTTCACTAAATCGGGGATTTCTCCCCTTGGTATCTGGAACGGTTTATCGTCAGACTAGAGATATAACACTAATCGTGACTGTTAGCCAACATCCCAGCGGCCACTATGGACTATCTCTATTTTCTTGCTAACGCTAGTTTAACGCTACGAGTCACCGAATACCTGCGATCGATGACTCATCTACCCTCCTCCGTGATGACGGTTATTCATCAGATTAACGGTTGGGTGGTCAAGGTCAAGTTTAATCAAATGCTGACTCCTTGCCAACACGGGGATTTTCGCGCCTACATGAATGAGTTAGGGATTACCTATCAACCAGAAATGCGTCTCCAGATGGTTTTTTGGAGTTTGGAAACGGGACAATCCCCCATTGATGTCATGCGTCGTTACCAAGTGGCGATCGTGTCCCACGGTACCCCGGATCAGCAAGATATAGAGGCTTTTCGGCAACAATTTACTAAGGGTTTAGGATACTGTCCGGAAACTCTAGCCTAGGGTTTATTTTTTCTCGGGATGCTCTTCAAGGGCAACTACAGGACTTAAATCGTTGATGTGATCTATTAATTGATACAAGCGTCCGTAACTCTTGCCGTTAAAGTAAAAAACTAGACGGGGTAAATGGTGGCTGGAATCCCGATTCTCTCGTTCTAGAATTTGACTAGGTGCGATTTTGCCCTTAACTACGATATCGCCGAAGTTTTGGTTAATTTGTTCGATCTGTTCCCCGCTTAGTTCGTGATTAAGACGAATAACAAAGGATTCTCCCACAAAACGGCTGGAGTGATACACCCGATAGAAGTGGCGAATTGTTTGACAAGCGTGGTCTAGATCGTTGGTAATAGTATAAAAATTCCGATCTTCGGCGGATATCAGTCCTCTTTTTTGCAGATTTTCACTAATTTGTGCTTGCCAAGTTTGCCAGTAATCCCCATCAGGCTCATCAATTAATACTAGGGGTGCAGGTCCGTATTTACCCGTTTGACAGAGGGTAAGCGTCTCAAAGGCTTCATCTTGGGTGCCGAAACCACCGGGGAATAAAGCTACTGCGTCACTTTCCCGCAGAAAAAATAGTTTTCTGGTAAAGAAATATTTAAAATCGATTAATTTGGCATCATTTATGATATAGGGATTAGCCCCCTGTTCAAAGGGTAGCTGAATATTTAATCCGAAGGAATTTTCCCGGCCGGCGCCTTCATTCCCCGCTTGCATGATGCCACCCCCAGCACCGGTTAACACCATAAAACCGTATTGACTGATACGACGTGCGAATTCTACTGCGAGACGGTATTCACTGCTGTCGGGTTTGATGCGTGCCGAGCCAAAAATGGTCAGTTTACGAATGTGACGGTAGGGGTAAAATACCTGAAATCCCTTTTCTAGATCTTCGATCGCGTAGGTTAAAATTTTCCAATCCAGGCGATCGATTTCCTCCCCGGCAATTCTGACTATTGCTTCCAGAGATCTTTGAATCCATTTACCATCTTTCAAGTGGGGTAAATGTTGCAGCAATTTCAGCAAGTCTTCGGTTAATTCAGAATAGGAGTTGTTCATTTGGGTGTTGGGTGTTGGGTTTTGGGTGTTAGAGTTTTGGGGTGTTGGGTGTTGGGGTGGTCACTGCGTGCGCGTTGCGGGGGGTTTTAGGGTTTTAGTTGAAATTCCCCACTTCCCCACTTCCCCATTCCCCCATTCCCCATTCCCCATTTCCCTGTCCATTAGTTAACTATTCAAAGACTTAAAGATCACTGTTCAGGATTATTTATTGCTTGATTAACTTGGGTGATTTGGGTTTGAAAATATTGTTCACGATAACGGATAGCTTGGGCTAATTCCGCACCTTTTTGGAAAGCGAGCAAAGCTTGGGGATAATTTTTTCTCTCTAGATAAATTTGACCGATTTGATCGTAGGTATTCATTAAACCGTAGTAATTATAACCCAATTCATGGACTTTAATTAATTCTTGATAGATTTGTAAAGCATAATCTACCTGTTGATAACTTTTATAAAGTTCTGCTAACTTATTTAAAGCTTCTCCTGCGGTGCCGTACTGTTGTAAAGCAAAAGCGAGAGAATAGGCTTCTTGAAAGTTTTGGCTGGCTTTATTTGCATCTTTTAAAGCTTGATAATCTAAACCAATTTGAATTTTTAGATCGGGAATTAACTGTATTTGCTGATTTCTGATTTGGGTTTCAGCTATTTCTTCTTTAATTTTTACTGCGTTAGCTGGTTGCAAAGATTCTCGATAAATTTCTGCTAGTCTTTGCAAATAAATTCCTTGAGTTAAAGAATTATTCTGCACCTTAGAAATAGTTAATAATTCCTCATATACTGGAGCTGCTTTTTGATAATCAAA contains the following coding sequences:
- a CDS encoding TIGR04222 domain-containing membrane protein, which codes for MDSPLGTMNFQQIELYKRIQAFALDRPDSQLSFSQRLARDNGWSLGYTQRVIEEYKKFIFLAVAAGHPVTPSDQIDQVWHLHLTYTRLYWQEFCPKILQTTLHHEPTRGGSSEQLKFGSWYSKTLESYEQFFGHIPPIDIWPKPKDRFGRDLHFIRINTQQSWVLSKPNFTVSVKPQLRKIGIFTFLAFLSLMITGCQIISQIPNPMNFTGPEFLTFYISLGVMGIALAAWLRFSLCLVSTNTKQQPDLNTYEIAFLAGGNHRLIMAAITSLVKQGYVEVLKEKSPFGRTQSKLVVTGKIDAIADPVEKAVAQDILATDGAIKQVFQKSQGMKDSIRSRLEQLGLFLSDAQALKAQIYPSLIVVILLGIGLCKMAVGISRDKPVGLLLICIFGLLVLGARFFVKPQRQRSRYGEIIFNDLTNRLQHLKTANSSDSELVLAVALFGATVLMADMALADLYQMLTPIAAASSGSGSGSGSGSDAGSGGSDAGSGGSDGGGGSDGGGGGSDGGGGGCGGCGGCGGG
- a CDS encoding serine protease is translated as MKRKDIKIGRRYSSKPLQIFLIIAFTVAAPFAIFYLIALAYLWQGDRLLAAGEKESALSAYRTVLSFHENSVQAHIKIAQVLQSQKRYSEALKAYNRGFIVNNKPPMEPSQSNYLVALGDIFAQEEKWSEAIDAYQKAIIIKPTFKGQFQLGKALYSSQRWDEAAKALQAAVFLDPTQGKAYFYLGKAYSEQQLWPEASYAYQQALELIPDQGETYKKLGETLAKQVKWEEAEQIYRQALIYAPKDGDIYNYLGKALAEQGKLGEAMAVFQQARQISPKNANIYENLCYIYINNGQIDEGLNWCRQAVEIDPNLSEVRFILEEIQRGRLIHDHPELLKMPEIIPSVKSDPLVNLKRSIVKIVIRGKNKNGIGTGWLLKRDQDTAWIVTNRHVVTNSRQEIDAKSRIFVEYYSQPPQGQIRKRSKAKILHTTPPNDWLDLAVLEVKNPPPDLKPLALAPLPIAANQPVISIGNPFNQKDWTVSKGTVNDNNEKSLSLSMFVVSGQSGSPVLNDKNQVVGVISQASLFCDNTSTPKPLENAVRLGCGFAIPIDRVRERLREWGTFSVISNQ
- a CDS encoding Rqc2 family fibronectin-binding protein; this translates as MQSLDFTTLSATCAEIAAAWLPARLEQVYQIDRQTIALHLRTFDRKGWLIISWHPQGARLHIGDPPPKVPDTFTFSDQLRHQLNGFALTKLAFVAPWERVIDLQFAQRPDDPALWHLYIEIMGKYSNVILTAADNQIVTVAHQVNATQSSVRTVQTGQIYQLPPVLLATDPSLEESLSSWQARVSLIPKTIEKQLVSTYRGVSPVIARSLLQKAKINPKLNTDQLDNTDWEKLFSAWQEWLKILENKTFQPGWTREGYTVIGGEMLAAAKDVQELLNRYYSEQINQESFRQLQQKLNQKITSLLTKLQTKAAGFQTRLAESAHADRYKEQGDLLMANLQQIPQGMTSITLADFETGTPVIIPLDPERNPVQNAQYFYKQHQKLKRARLAVEPLLEEVVSEINYLEQVRSSLSQLENYSGSEDLEALDEIQEELIQQKYLESNYQRNRTNNKESEPMRFTTPSGVELWIGRNNRQNDRLTFRSASDYDIWFHSQEIAGSHVLLRLTPGTVPEAADLQFAADYAAYYSRARHSEQVPVVYTRPKYVYKPKGAKPGMVVYKQETVIWGCPQRVEDYRKK
- a CDS encoding DUF3370 domain-containing protein, whose translation is MLSFLPTILLAQSASVLPQIERKLITQYQEVRQLPGQLNDVLVFNSNSPEVVEKEGILLSTFPGKGKRYPVAHLNHPLQGRFDVFTHHIARQTDPNRDLHQGLIVTNPTSRNLVIRILQGVSYVTSADAPFVDLPSLVEDPNGRVFSGPGSRLAGDIMRRRHDSQFPTQIVIPPGQSRMLFDLVIPRSSARSTLLRLYSDGPVYMANLALYEVPQKVKIEDREIESFRPPTLEEWRTLLVRGDLAAPRDFPPTPPDQWFPGRRNFYGRVAGISVGSEWATRIVDPKGGINLTIPQPGQAFAYPLSTVTAATFGTRQIQSAPMLVRYPDTAFKAHGNYGVHYYLTLPLYNNTSKTQVVVLSIQTPIKEDNYLDRLLFVEPVQGPVFFRGAVRVTYRNELGRTEERFFHLVQREGQQGEALVQVELPPGARRDVNLDFLYPPDATPPQVLSVKTLE
- the gcvT gene encoding glycine cleavage system aminomethyltransferase GcvT → MANQEATSPAIRTPLYNLIAQQTSKFTPFAGWEMPIQFSGLKIEHNAVRNGVGMFDISHMGKFILTGDNLVQSLQTLVPSNLARLRAGKAQYSVLLNPDGGIIDDIIFYYQSESQGLLIVNASTTDKDREWILGNLEGSGVKLEDLSRERVLIALQGPKASTILQPLIREKLSDFGLFNHWESQLFGEKVFIARTGYTGEDGFEIMATPEIGQQLWTEFLNLGVTPCGLGARDTLRLEAALALYGQDIDDSTSPLEAGLNWLVHLPEKGDFIGRDVLEDQKLNGVNRLLVGLQMSGKHIARHDYPVIFAGEMVGKVTSGTLSPTLNTAIALAYLPTPFASIGQAIEVEIRGSTYPATVVKKPFYKSKK